From Rhinopithecus roxellana isolate Shanxi Qingling chromosome 17, ASM756505v1, whole genome shotgun sequence, one genomic window encodes:
- the MFSD3 gene encoding major facilitator superfamily domain-containing protein 3 isoform X2, translated as MRGKLLPLAGLYLVQGMPYGLQSCLLPVLLRAGGLSLTRVGLAKVLYTPWLLKLAWAPLVDAQGSVRAWLTRSTAGLGLVCGLLAGLPPPGAGQAGLPAAVAGLLLLLNLGAAVQDVALDALAVQLLEPAELGPGNTVQVVAYKLGAALAGGALLALQPTLSWPQLFLLLAATYWLAAALAWAAPALRRLPQPAPSKQRPHTAHLLRDVLAVPGTLWTAGFVLTYKLGEQGASSLFPLLLLDHGVSAPELGLWNGVGAVVCSIAGSSLGGTLLAKHWELLPLLKSVLRIRFGGLACQTALVFHLDTLGASMGPGTILRGSALLSLCLQHFLGGLVTTVTFTGMMRCSQLAPRALQATHYSLLATLELLGKLLLGALAGGLADGLGSHPCFFLLLALSALPIMYLGLAPSTFL; from the exons ATGCGTGGGAAGTTGCTGCCGCTGGCCGGCCTCTACCTGGTGCAGGGCATGCCCTACGGGCTCCAGTCCTGCCTCCTGCCCGTGCTGCTGCGCGCCGGCGGCCTCTCCCTGACGCGCGTGGGGCTGGCCAAGGTTCTCTACACTCCGTGGCTGCTCAAGCTGGCGTGGGCCCCACTGGTGGACGCGCAGGGCTCGGTGAGGGCCTGGCTGACGCGCAGCACGGCAGGCTTGGGCCTGGTGTGTGGGCTGCTTGCCGGGCTGCCCCCGCCTGGAGCTGGCCAGGCCGGGCTGCCCGCCGCAGTGGCGGGGTTGCTGCTGTTGCTGAACCTGGGTGCCGCTGTGCAGGATGTGGCCCTGGACGCGCTGGCTGTGCAGCTGCTGGAGCCGGCCGAGCTGGGGCCGGGCAACACCGTGCAGGTAGTCGCCTACAAGCTGGGGGCCGCGCTAGCCGGAGGCGCGCTGCTGGCGCTGCAGCCCACTCTCTCGTGGCCGCAACTCTTTCTGCTCCTGGCTGCCACCTACTGGCTGGCCGCGGCCCTGGCCTGGGCTGCACCAGCCCTGCGGCGGCTCCCACAGCCGGCCCCGTCCAAGCAACGTCCCCACACCGCGCACCTTCTGCGGGACGTGCTGGCTGTGCCGGGGACCCTGTGGACGGCAGGCTTTGTGCTCACCTACAAGCTGG GTGAACAGGGTGCCAGCAGCCTGTTTCCTCTTCTCCTGCTGGACCATGGTGTTTCTGCCCCTGAGCTGGGACTGTGGAATGGTGTGGGTGCTGTGGTCTGCTCCATCGCTGGCTCCTCCCTGGGTGGGACCTTGCTGGCCAAGCACTG ggaaCTGCTGCCTCTGTTGAAGTCAGTGCTGCGGATCCGCTTCGGGGGCCTAGCCTGCCAGACTGCCTTGGTCTTCCACCTGGACACCCTGGGGGCCAGCATGGGCCCTGGCACAATCTTGAGAG GGTCAGCCTTGCTGAGCCTATGTCTGCAGCACTTCTTGGGAGGCCTGGTCACCACAGTCACCTTCACTGGGATGATGCGTTGCAGCCAGCTGGCCCCCAGGGCCCTGCAG GCCACACACTACAGCCTTCTGGCCACTCTggagctactggggaagctgctGCTGGGCGCTCTGGCCGGAGGCCTGGCCGACGGGCTGGGGTCACATCCCTGCTTCTTCCTCCTGCTCGCCCTCTCTGCCTTGCCCATTATGTACCTGGGCCTGGCACCCAGCACCTTTCTCTAA
- the GPT gene encoding alanine aminotransferase 1 isoform X1: MALSTGDQSQAVRNGLRAKVLTLHSMNPRVRQVEYAVRGPIVQRALELEQELCQGVKKPFTEVIRANIGDAQAMGQRPITFLRQVLALCVNPDLLTSPSFPDDAKKRAERILQACGGHSLGAYSVSSGIQLIREDVAQYIERRDGGIPADPNNVFLSTGASDAIVTVLKLLVAGEGHTRTGVLIPIPQYPLYSATLAELGAVQVDYYLDEERSWALDVSELHRALCQARGHCHPRALCVINPGNPTGQVQTRECIEAVIRFAFEERLFLLADEVYQDNVYAAGSQFHSFKKVLMEMGPPYAGQQELASFHSTSKGYMGECGFRGGYVEVVNMDAAVQQQMLKLMSVRLCPPVPGQALLDLVVSPPAPTDPSFAQFQAERQAVLAELAAKAKLTEQVFNKAPGISCNPVQGAMYSFPRVQLPPRAVERAQDDHSAPLGETAAAAGEAEQISRQIHPRVLLSPAGARLGAPDCVLRGRGGSGAHCTCSCCLAGRVGGLGPCLSAGP; this comes from the exons ATGGCCTTGAGCACAGGTGACCAGAGCCAGGCGGTGAGGAACGGACTGAGGGCGAAGGTGCTGACACTGCACAGCATGAATCCACGTGTGCGGCAAGTGGAGTACGCAGTGCGTGGCCCCATAGTGCAGCGAGCCTTGGAGCTGGAGCAGGAGCTGTGCCAG ggtGTGAAGAAGCCTTTCACCGAGGTCATCCGTGCCAACATCGGAGACGCACAGGCTATGGGGCAGAGGCCCATCACCTTCCTGCGCCAG GTCCTGGCTCTCTGTGTCAACCCCGATCTTCTGACCAGCCCCAGCTTCCCTGACGATGCCAAGAAGAGGGCGGAGCGCATCCTGCAGGCGTGTGGGGgccacagcctgg GGGCCTACAGTGTCAGCTCTGGCATCCAGCTGATCCGGGAGGACGTGGCGCAGTACATTGAGAGGCGCGACGGAGGCATCCCTGCAGACCCCAACAATGTCTTCCTGTCCACAGGGGCCAGCGACGCCATCGTG ACGGTGCTGAAGCTGCTGGTGGCTGGCGAGGGCCACACACGCACGGGTGTGCTCATCCCCATCCCCCAGTACCCACTCTACTCGGCCACACTGGCAGAGCTGGGCGCAGTGCAGGTGGATTACTACCTGGACGAGGAACGCTCCTGGGCGTTGGACGTGTCCGAGCTTCACCGTGCGCTGTGCCAGGCGCGTGGCCACTGCCACCCTCGTGCGCTGTGTGTCATCAACCCCGGCAACCCCACCG GGCAGGTGCAGACCCGCGAGTGCATCGAGGCTGTGATCCGCTTCGCCTTCGAAGAGCGGCTCTTTCTGCTGGCGGACGAG GTGTACCAGGACAACGTGTACGCCGCGGGCTCCCAGTTCCACTCATTCAAGAAGGTGCTCATGGAGATGGGGCCACCCTACGCCGGGCAGCAGGAGCTCGCCTCCTTCCACTCCACCTCCAAGGGCTACATGGGCGA GTGCGGGTTCCGCGGTGGCTATGTGGAGGTGGTGAACATGGACGCCGCAGTGCAGCAGCAGATGCTGAAGCTGATGAGTGTGCGGCTGTGCCCGCCGGTGCCAGGCCAGGCCCTGCTGGACCTGGTGGTCAGCCCGCCCGCGCCCACTGACCCCTCCTTCGCGCAGTTCCAGGCT gagaggcaggcagtgCTGGCCGAGCTGGCGGCCAAAGCCAAGCTCACCGAGCAGGTCTTCAACAAGGCTCCTGGCATCAGCTGCAACCCAGTGCAGGGCGCCATGTACTCCTTTCCACGCGTGCAGCTGCCCCCGCGGGCAGTGGAGCGTGCTCAG GATGACCATTCTGCCCCCCTTGGAGAAACTGCGGCTGCTGCTGGAGAAGCTGAGCAGATTTCACGCCAAATTCACCCTCGAGTACTCCTGAGCCCAGCCGGGGCCAGGCTGGGTGCCCCGGACTGTGTGCTCAGGGGCCGTGGGGGCTCTGGAGCCCACTGTACTTGCTCTTGCTGCCTGGCGGGCAGAGTGGGGGGGCTGGGCCCCTGCCTCTCTGCAGGTCCCTAA
- the RECQL4 gene encoding ATP-dependent DNA helicase Q4, which translates to MTSTPPIGWLSRARRTGCLVAVAPPPARRAPALAVGPSVGGAGDSLDGRWTQRRPGRPAMERLRDVRERLQAWERAFRRQRGRRPSQDDVEAAPEETRALYREYRTLKRTVGQAGGEPRSSELLPAAVEEAPESHCWGPHLNRAETQSKQPTPGRSSQGSVPDYGQRLKANLKSTLQAGPALGCRPWLLGRSSSKTPTPNPPGTRPVPTFAEKVSDEPPQPPGPQPRPGQLQHLQASVSQQLASLDLDWLQRCHSEISDFLGAPKACRPGLGSEESQLLTPGESAVLGPGAGSQDPEASALQEVSISAGSPQPSSSRGKKQRWNKEFWGSPAQVQQQSSQAGHPSEGAGAVALEEDPPGEPVQAQPPQPCSSSSIPRYHRLSTSSQARVGKAESTAHLHISRLACHDRGNYVRLNMKQKRYVRGRALRGRLLRKQAWKQKWRKKGECFGGGGATVTIKESCFLNEQFDHWAPQCPQPVSEEDTDPAGPELLVPAPQPVPGVPSLASTMLPLYSLGPSGQLAETPAEVFQALEQLGHQAFRPGQERAVMRILSGISTLLVLPTGAGKSLCYQLPALLYARRSPCLTLVISPLLSLMDDQVSGLPPCLKAACIHSGMTRKQRESVLQKVRAAQVHVLMLTPEALVGAGGLPPTTQLPPVAFACIDEVHCLSQWSHNFRPCYLRVCRVLRERMGVHCFLGLTATATRRTAGDVAQHLAVDEEPGLHGPAPVPANLHLSVSMDRDTDQALLTLLQGERFRNLDSIIIYCNRREDTERIAALLRTCLHAAQGPGPGGRAPKTMAEAYHAGMCGRERQRVQQAFMQGQLRVVVATVAFGMGLDRPDVRAVLHLGLPPSFESYVQAVGRAGRDGQPAHCHLFLQPQGEDLRELRRHVHANGTDFLAVKRLVQRVFPACTCTCTRPSPEQEGAMGGERLVPKYPPEEAEQLGVHQAAPGPRRTCVGHERALPVQLTVQALDMPEEAIETLLCYLELHPCHWLELLATTYIHCRLSCPGGPAQLQALAHRCPPLAACLAQRLLEDPGQGSSSVEFDMVKLVDSMGWELASVRRALCQLQWDHEPRTGVRRRTGVLVEFTELAFHLRSPGDLTAEEKDQICDFLYGRVQARERQALARLRRTFQAFHSVAFPSCGPCLEQQDDERSTRLKDLLGCYFEEVEEEAQGPGGMEDTQGPEPGQARLQDWEDQVRCDIRQFLFLRPEEKFSGRAVARIFHGIGSPCYPAQVYGQDRRFWRKYLNLSFHALVRLATEELLQVAR; encoded by the exons ATGACGTCGACGCCTCCCATTGGTTGGTTGTCCAGGGCCCGGCGGACTGGCTGCCTAGTCGCGgtggccccgcccccggcccgccGCGCGCCCGCATTGGCTGTTGGCCCCAGCGTCGGCGGCGCGGGAGATTCGCTGGACGGCCGCTGGACGCAGCGGAGGCCTGGCCGGCCCGCCATGGAGCGGCTGCGGGATGTGCGCGAGCGGCTGCAGGCGTGGGAACGCGCGTTCCGGCGGCAGCGCGGGCGGCGGCCGAGCCAG GACGACGTGGAGGCGGCGCCGGAGGAGACCCGCG CGCTCTACCGGGAGTATCGTACTCTCAAGCGGACCGTGGGCCAGGCGGGCGGCGAGCCTCGCAGCTCCGAGTTGCTCCCCGCGGCCGTCGAAGAG GCACCAGAGTCCCACTGCTGGGGGCCCCACCTGAATCGGGCGGAAACCCAGAGTAAACAACCTACGCCAGGGCGGAGCAGCCAGGGGTCGGTGCCGGACTATGGGCAGCGGCTCAAGGCCAATCTGAAAAGCACCCTGCAG GCCGGACCAGCCCTAGGCTGCAGACCCTGGCTTCTAGGAAGATCCTCATCCAAGACGCCCACCCCAAATCCCCCAGGCACAAGGCCTGTCCCTACCTTTGCAGAAAAAGTCAGTGATGAGCCTCCACAGCCCCCTGGACCCCAGCCAAGGCCAGGCCAGCTGCAGCATCTGCAGGCATCCGTGAGCCAGCAGCTGGCCTCCCTAGATCTTGACTGGTTACAGCGATGTCACAGTGAGATCTCAGACTTCCTGGGGGCCCCCAAAGCCTGCAGGCCTGGCCTAGGCTCAGAGGAATCACAGCTTCTGACCCCGGGTGAGTCAGCTGTCCTTGGTCCTGGTGCTGGCTCCCAGGACCCAGAGGCTTCAGCCCTCCAAGAAGTCAGCATCAGTGCAGGGAGCCCCCAGCCCAGCAGCAGTCGAGGCAAGAAGCAGAGATGGAACAAGGAGTTCTGGGGGAGCCCCGCACAGGTCCAGCAGCAGAGCAGCCAGGCTGGACACCCATCAGAGGGGGCTGGGGCTGTCGCACTTGAGGAAGATCCTCCAGGGGAACCTGTACAGGCACAGCCACCTCAGCCCTGCAGCAGCTCGTCGATCCCCAGGTACCACAGACTCAGCACCTCCAGTCAAGCTAGGGTGGGGAAGGCTGAGAGCACAGCCCACCTGCATATCTCTAGGCTGGCCTGCCATGATAGGGGCAATTATGTACGGCTCAACATGAAGCAGAAACGCTACGTGCGGGGCCGGGCACTCCGTGGCAGGCTCCTCCGCAAGCAG GCATGGAAGCAGAAGTGGCGGAAGAAAGGGGAGTGTTTTGGGGGTGGTGGTGCCACAGTCACAATCAAGGAGTCTTGTTTCCTGAATGAACAGTTTGATCACTGGGCACCCCAGTGTCCTCAGCCAG TAAGTGAGGAAGACACAGACCCTGCTGGCCCTGAGCTGTTGGTTCCTGCACCACAACCTGTGCCTGgggtgcccagcctggcctccacCATGCTGCCACTCTACTCCCTGGGGCCCTCAGGGCAGCTGGCAG AGACGCCGGCTGAGGTGTTTCAGgccctggagcagctgggacaccaAGCCTTCCGTCCTGGGCAGGAGCGTGCAGTCATGCGGATCCTGTCTG GAATCTCCACGCTGCTGGTGCTGCCTACAGGTGCCGGCAAGTCCCTGTGCTACCAGCTCCCGGCGCTGCTCTATGCTCGGCGCAGCCCCTGCCTCACGTTGGTCATCTCTCCCCTGCTGTCACTCATGGACGACCAG GTGTCTGGCCTGCCACCGTGTCTCAAGGCAGCCTGCATACACTCAGGCATGACCAGGAAGCAACGGGAGTCTGTCCTGCAGAAG GTTCGGGCAGCCCAGGTACACGTGCTGATGCTGACACCCGAGGCACTGGTGGGGGCAGGAGGCCTCCCTCCAACCACGCAGCTGCCTCCAGTTGCTTTTGCCTGCATTGATGAGGTCCACTGCCTCTCCCAGTGGTCCCACAACTTCCGGCCCTGCTACCTGCGCGTCTGCAGG GTGCTTCGGGAGCGCATGGGCGTGCACTGCTTCCTGGGTCTTACAGCCACAGCCACACGCCGCACTGCCGGTGACGTGGCACAGCACCTGGCTGTGGATGAAGAGCCTGGTCTCCATGGGCCAGCCCCAGTTCCCGCCAACCTGCACCTTTCCGTGTCCATGGACAGGGACACAGACCAG GCACTGTTGACACTGCTGCAAGGCGAACGTTTTCGAAACCTGGATTCCATTATCATTTACTGCAACCGACGCGAAGACACAGAGCGGATCGCTGCGCTTCTCCGAACCTGCCTACATGCAGCCCAGGGCCCAGGGCCTGGAG GTCGTGCCCCCAAAACCATGGCCGAGGCCTACCACGCAGGCATGTGCGGCCGGGAACGGCAGCGGGTACAGCAGGCCTTCATGCAGGGCCAGTTGCGGGTAGTGGTGGCCACAGTGGCCTTCGGGATGGGGCTGGACCGGCCAGATGTGCGGGCTGTGCTGCATCTGGGGCTGCCCCCAAGCTTCGAGAGCTACGTGCAGGCCGTGGGCCGGGCCGGGCGTGATGGGCAGCCTGCCCACTGCCACCTCTTCCTGCAGCCCCAG GGCGAAGACCTGCGAGAGCTCCGCAGACATGTGCATGCCAACGGCACAGACTTCCTGGCCGTGAAGAGGCTGGTGCAGCGCGTGTTCCCAGcctgcacctgcacctgcaccAGGCCGTCCCCAGAGCAGGAAGGGGCCATGGGTGGAGAGAGACTTGTGCCCAAGTATCCCCCTGAAGAGGCTGAGCAGCTTGGTGTCCACCAGGCAGCCCCAGGACCCAGAAGGACCTGCGTGGGCCATGAGCGGGCACTCCCAGTACAGCTTACTGTGCAGGCTCTGGACATGCCAGAGGAGG CCATCGAGACTTTGCTGTGCTACCTGGAGCTGCACCCATGCCACTGGCTGGAGCTGCTGGCGACCACCTATATCCACTGCCGTCTGAGCTGCCCTGGGGGCCCTGCCCAGCTCCAGGCCCTGGCCCACAG GTGTCCCCCTTTGGCTGCGTGCTTGGCCCAGCGGCTGCTTGAGGacccagggcagggcagcagcTCCGTGGAGTTTGACATGGTCAAGCTGGTGGACTCCATGGGCTGGGAGCTGGCCTCTGTGCGGCGGGCTCTCTGCCAGCTGCAGTGGGACCATGAGCCCAGAACAG GTGTGCGGCGCAGGACGGGGGTGCTGGTGGAGTTCACGGAGCTGGCCTTCCACCTTCGCAGCCCAGGAGACCTGACCGCTGAGGAGAAGGACCAGATCTGTGACTTCCTCTATGGCCGTGTGCAGGCCCGGGAGCGCCAGGCCCTGGCCCGTCTGCGCAGAACCTTTCAGGCCTTTCACAG CGTCGCCTTCCCCAGCTGTGGGCCCTGCCTGGAGCAGCAGGATGACGAGCGCAGCACCAGGCTCAAGGACCTGCTCGGCTGCTACTTTGAGGAAGTGGAAGAGGAAGCACAGGGGCCAGGAGGCATGGAGGACACACAGGGCCCTGAGCCAGGGCAGGCCAGA CTCCAGGATTGGGAGGACCAGGTCCGCTGTGACATCCGCCAGTTTCTGTTTCTGAGGCCAGAGGAGAAGTTCTCGGGCAGGGCTGTGGCCCGCATCTTCCACGGCATCG GAAGCCCCTGCTACCCAGCCCAGGTGTACGGGCAGGACCGGCGCTTCTGGAGAAAATACCTAAACCTGAGCTTCCACGCCCTGGTGCGCCTGGCCACAGAAGAGCTCCTGCAGGTGGCCCGCTGA
- the MFSD3 gene encoding major facilitator superfamily domain-containing protein 3 isoform X1, translating into MRGKLLPLAGLYLVQGMPYGLQSCLLPVLLRAGGLSLTRVGLAKVLYTPWLLKLAWAPLVDAQGSVRAWLTRSTAGLGLVCGLLAGLPPPGAGQAGLPAAVAGLLLLLNLGAAVQDVALDALAVQLLEPAELGPGNTVQVVAYKLGAALAGGALLALQPTLSWPQLFLLLAATYWLAAALAWAAPALRRLPQPAPSKQRPHTAHLLRDVLAVPGTLWTAGFVLTYKLGEQGASSLFPLLLLDHGVSAPELGLWNGVGAVVCSIAGSSLGGTLLAKHWELLPLLKSVLRIRFGGLACQTALVFHLDTLGASMGPGTILRGEGLALRREEKRGQEPGALLTSALPGSALLSLCLQHFLGGLVTTVTFTGMMRCSQLAPRALQATHYSLLATLELLGKLLLGALAGGLADGLGSHPCFFLLLALSALPIMYLGLAPSTFL; encoded by the exons ATGCGTGGGAAGTTGCTGCCGCTGGCCGGCCTCTACCTGGTGCAGGGCATGCCCTACGGGCTCCAGTCCTGCCTCCTGCCCGTGCTGCTGCGCGCCGGCGGCCTCTCCCTGACGCGCGTGGGGCTGGCCAAGGTTCTCTACACTCCGTGGCTGCTCAAGCTGGCGTGGGCCCCACTGGTGGACGCGCAGGGCTCGGTGAGGGCCTGGCTGACGCGCAGCACGGCAGGCTTGGGCCTGGTGTGTGGGCTGCTTGCCGGGCTGCCCCCGCCTGGAGCTGGCCAGGCCGGGCTGCCCGCCGCAGTGGCGGGGTTGCTGCTGTTGCTGAACCTGGGTGCCGCTGTGCAGGATGTGGCCCTGGACGCGCTGGCTGTGCAGCTGCTGGAGCCGGCCGAGCTGGGGCCGGGCAACACCGTGCAGGTAGTCGCCTACAAGCTGGGGGCCGCGCTAGCCGGAGGCGCGCTGCTGGCGCTGCAGCCCACTCTCTCGTGGCCGCAACTCTTTCTGCTCCTGGCTGCCACCTACTGGCTGGCCGCGGCCCTGGCCTGGGCTGCACCAGCCCTGCGGCGGCTCCCACAGCCGGCCCCGTCCAAGCAACGTCCCCACACCGCGCACCTTCTGCGGGACGTGCTGGCTGTGCCGGGGACCCTGTGGACGGCAGGCTTTGTGCTCACCTACAAGCTGG GTGAACAGGGTGCCAGCAGCCTGTTTCCTCTTCTCCTGCTGGACCATGGTGTTTCTGCCCCTGAGCTGGGACTGTGGAATGGTGTGGGTGCTGTGGTCTGCTCCATCGCTGGCTCCTCCCTGGGTGGGACCTTGCTGGCCAAGCACTG ggaaCTGCTGCCTCTGTTGAAGTCAGTGCTGCGGATCCGCTTCGGGGGCCTAGCCTGCCAGACTGCCTTGGTCTTCCACCTGGACACCCTGGGGGCCAGCATGGGCCCTGGCACAATCTTGAGAGGTGAGGGGCTGGCCttgaggagggaggaaaagaggggcCAGGAGCCTGGGGCACTGCTGACCTCTGCCCTCCCAGGGTCAGCCTTGCTGAGCCTATGTCTGCAGCACTTCTTGGGAGGCCTGGTCACCACAGTCACCTTCACTGGGATGATGCGTTGCAGCCAGCTGGCCCCCAGGGCCCTGCAG GCCACACACTACAGCCTTCTGGCCACTCTggagctactggggaagctgctGCTGGGCGCTCTGGCCGGAGGCCTGGCCGACGGGCTGGGGTCACATCCCTGCTTCTTCCTCCTGCTCGCCCTCTCTGCCTTGCCCATTATGTACCTGGGCCTGGCACCCAGCACCTTTCTCTAA
- the GPT gene encoding alanine aminotransferase 1 isoform X2: MALSTGDQSQAVRNGLRAKVLTLHSMNPRVRQVEYAVRGPIVQRALELEQELCQGVKKPFTEVIRANIGDAQAMGQRPITFLRQVLALCVNPDLLTSPSFPDDAKKRAERILQACGGHSLGAYSVSSGIQLIREDVAQYIERRDGGIPADPNNVFLSTGASDAIVTVLKLLVAGEGHTRTGVLIPIPQYPLYSATLAELGAVQVDYYLDEERSWALDVSELHRALCQARGHCHPRALCVINPGNPTGQVQTRECIEAVIRFAFEERLFLLADEVYQDNVYAAGSQFHSFKKVLMEMGPPYAGQQELASFHSTSKGYMGECGFRGGYVEVVNMDAAVQQQMLKLMSVRLCPPVPGQALLDLVVSPPAPTDPSFAQFQAERQAVLAELAAKAKLTEQVFNKAPGISCNPVQGAMYSFPRVQLPPRAVERAQELGLAPDMFFCLRLLEETGICVVPGSGFGQREGTYHFRMTILPPLEKLRLLLEKLSRFHAKFTLEYS; this comes from the exons ATGGCCTTGAGCACAGGTGACCAGAGCCAGGCGGTGAGGAACGGACTGAGGGCGAAGGTGCTGACACTGCACAGCATGAATCCACGTGTGCGGCAAGTGGAGTACGCAGTGCGTGGCCCCATAGTGCAGCGAGCCTTGGAGCTGGAGCAGGAGCTGTGCCAG ggtGTGAAGAAGCCTTTCACCGAGGTCATCCGTGCCAACATCGGAGACGCACAGGCTATGGGGCAGAGGCCCATCACCTTCCTGCGCCAG GTCCTGGCTCTCTGTGTCAACCCCGATCTTCTGACCAGCCCCAGCTTCCCTGACGATGCCAAGAAGAGGGCGGAGCGCATCCTGCAGGCGTGTGGGGgccacagcctgg GGGCCTACAGTGTCAGCTCTGGCATCCAGCTGATCCGGGAGGACGTGGCGCAGTACATTGAGAGGCGCGACGGAGGCATCCCTGCAGACCCCAACAATGTCTTCCTGTCCACAGGGGCCAGCGACGCCATCGTG ACGGTGCTGAAGCTGCTGGTGGCTGGCGAGGGCCACACACGCACGGGTGTGCTCATCCCCATCCCCCAGTACCCACTCTACTCGGCCACACTGGCAGAGCTGGGCGCAGTGCAGGTGGATTACTACCTGGACGAGGAACGCTCCTGGGCGTTGGACGTGTCCGAGCTTCACCGTGCGCTGTGCCAGGCGCGTGGCCACTGCCACCCTCGTGCGCTGTGTGTCATCAACCCCGGCAACCCCACCG GGCAGGTGCAGACCCGCGAGTGCATCGAGGCTGTGATCCGCTTCGCCTTCGAAGAGCGGCTCTTTCTGCTGGCGGACGAG GTGTACCAGGACAACGTGTACGCCGCGGGCTCCCAGTTCCACTCATTCAAGAAGGTGCTCATGGAGATGGGGCCACCCTACGCCGGGCAGCAGGAGCTCGCCTCCTTCCACTCCACCTCCAAGGGCTACATGGGCGA GTGCGGGTTCCGCGGTGGCTATGTGGAGGTGGTGAACATGGACGCCGCAGTGCAGCAGCAGATGCTGAAGCTGATGAGTGTGCGGCTGTGCCCGCCGGTGCCAGGCCAGGCCCTGCTGGACCTGGTGGTCAGCCCGCCCGCGCCCACTGACCCCTCCTTCGCGCAGTTCCAGGCT gagaggcaggcagtgCTGGCCGAGCTGGCGGCCAAAGCCAAGCTCACCGAGCAGGTCTTCAACAAGGCTCCTGGCATCAGCTGCAACCCAGTGCAGGGCGCCATGTACTCCTTTCCACGCGTGCAGCTGCCCCCGCGGGCAGTGGAGCGTGCTCAG GAGCTGGGCCTGGCCCCCgacatgttcttctgcctgcgcCTCCTGGAGGAGACCGGCATCTGCGTGGTGCCCGGGAGCGGCTTTGGGCAGCGGGAAGGCACCTACCACTTCCG GATGACCATTCTGCCCCCCTTGGAGAAACTGCGGCTGCTGCTGGAGAAGCTGAGCAGATTTCACGCCAAATTCACCCTCGAGTACTCCTGA